In Hyperolius riggenbachi isolate aHypRig1 chromosome 10, aHypRig1.pri, whole genome shotgun sequence, a genomic segment contains:
- the LOC137535234 gene encoding histone H2B — protein MPEPAKSAPAPKKGSKKAVSKVQKKDGKKRRKTRKESYAIYVYKVLKQVHPDTGISSKAMSIMNSFVNDIFERIAGEASRLAHYNKRSTITSREIQTAVRLLLPGELAKHAVSEGTKAVTKYTSAK, from the coding sequence ATGCCTGAACCAGCCAAGTCCGCCCCAGCGCCCAAGAAGGGATCTAAGAAAGCGGTGAGTAAGGTGCAGAAGAAGGACGGCAAGAAGCGCAGGAAGACCAGGAAGGAGAGCTACGCCATCTACGTGtacaaggtgctgaagcaggtgcaCCCCGACACCGGCATCTCCTCTAAGGCCATGAGCATCATGAACTCCTTCGTCAATGACATCTTCGAGCGCATCGCCGGGGAAGCTTCCCGCCTGGCTCATTACAACAAGCGCTCCACCATCACCTCCCGGGAGATCCAGACCGCCGTCCGCCTGCTGCTGCCGGGAGAGCTGGCCAAGCACGCCGTGTCCGAGGGCACCAAGGCCGTCACCAAGTACACCAGCGCCAAGTAA